Proteins from a single region of Candidatus Methylomirabilota bacterium:
- a CDS encoding glycoside hydrolase family 9 protein encodes MRRRGRRESAVGLLLGGLVLGALGLGSAGARPGPAPIRVDQIGYRPGDVKLALVAGAPASFAVRDPATGRAVFEGRARPPGPPDPASGDRVAALDFSALTTPGEYVVAAPGFADSPRFRIGPTVYANPLRAVLKSFTYHRCGTAIRDGSPFARPACHLGDAGEWGSAGGRRDVTGGWHDAGDYGKYVPAAGITLWHLAAIPGLTSAPDLLDEMRWELDWLLRMQRADGGVHHKVGPAKWTGDRAPHEDHDPRYLFAVSSAATANLAAATARAARLYRPHDPAYAARLVGAAEAAWRWLTQHPAIVPPGGFRNPSGAEGGAYEDDDDRDERFWAAVELWRTTGDARFRAPVLAGLDQWPPFDYPASWQRVQNLALLTLLESPSPLEPAARARLVGALAERAGWMADALNKGGYRVALTSRDYYWGSNAVALGRAVQLLAALRETGRPAFRDAALDQLHYVFGRNTLGRSFVTGLGAEPPQRPYHQPAIAHPTRLVVPGMLVGGPNAQAEGVNASFPAHAYEDKDRLYGVNEPAIYWTAVLAYVLAHFAGS; translated from the coding sequence GTGCGCAGGCGAGGACGGCGCGAGTCGGCGGTCGGCCTCCTCCTGGGCGGCCTCGTGCTCGGCGCCCTCGGGCTGGGAAGCGCGGGGGCCCGACCGGGTCCTGCCCCGATCCGCGTCGACCAGATCGGCTACCGGCCCGGCGACGTGAAGCTGGCGCTCGTCGCGGGCGCCCCGGCGAGCTTCGCGGTACGAGATCCCGCCACGGGGCGCGCCGTGTTCGAGGGTCGGGCGCGGCCGCCGGGACCCCCCGACCCCGCCTCCGGGGACCGCGTCGCAGCCCTCGATTTCAGCGCCCTCACGACGCCCGGCGAGTATGTGGTGGCGGCGCCGGGCTTCGCCGACTCTCCCCGGTTCCGCATCGGCCCGACGGTGTACGCCAACCCCCTCCGCGCGGTCCTCAAGAGCTTCACCTACCATCGCTGCGGGACGGCGATCCGCGACGGCTCCCCGTTCGCCCGCCCGGCCTGCCACCTCGGCGATGCCGGCGAGTGGGGATCGGCGGGCGGCCGCCGCGACGTCACGGGTGGCTGGCACGATGCCGGCGATTACGGCAAGTACGTGCCTGCCGCCGGAATCACGCTGTGGCACCTCGCGGCGATCCCGGGGCTCACGTCGGCGCCCGACCTCCTCGACGAGATGCGGTGGGAGCTCGACTGGCTTCTCCGGATGCAGCGGGCCGACGGGGGAGTCCATCACAAGGTCGGCCCGGCCAAATGGACGGGCGACCGCGCCCCTCATGAGGATCACGACCCGCGCTATCTCTTCGCGGTGTCGTCGGCCGCGACGGCCAACCTCGCCGCCGCCACCGCGCGGGCGGCGCGCCTCTATCGCCCGCACGACCCTGCCTACGCCGCGCGCCTCGTCGGCGCGGCCGAAGCCGCCTGGCGCTGGCTGACACAGCATCCGGCCATCGTCCCGCCGGGGGGCTTCAGGAATCCCTCGGGCGCCGAGGGGGGAGCCTACGAGGACGACGATGACCGGGACGAGCGGTTCTGGGCTGCGGTGGAGCTGTGGCGAACCACCGGGGACGCGCGCTTCCGGGCGCCGGTCCTCGCCGGGCTCGACCAGTGGCCGCCGTTCGATTATCCGGCGTCGTGGCAGCGCGTCCAGAACCTCGCGCTGCTCACGCTGCTCGAGTCACCGAGCCCTCTCGAGCCCGCGGCTCGCGCGCGCCTGGTCGGCGCGCTCGCCGAGCGTGCCGGCTGGATGGCGGACGCCCTGAACAAGGGCGGGTATCGCGTGGCCCTCACGTCCCGCGACTACTACTGGGGCTCGAACGCCGTCGCCCTGGGCCGCGCCGTCCAGCTCCTGGCCGCCCTCCGCGAGACCGGCCGGCCCGCCTTCCGGGATGCCGCGCTGGACCAGCTCCACTACGTGTTCGGGCGCAACACGCTCGGCCGGAGCTTCGTGACCGGGCTTGGAGCCGAGCCGCCCCAGCGGCCTTACCACCAGCCGGCGATCGCACACCCGACGCGTCTCGTGGTGCCGGGCATGCTGGTCGGCGGGCCGAACGCCCAGGCCGAAGGCGTGAACGCATCCTTCCCCGCCCATGCCTACGAGGACAAGGATCGCCTCTACGGCGTGAACGAGCCTGCGATCTACTGGACCGCGGTGCTCGCCTACGTCCTCGCCCACTTCGCAGGGTCGTAG
- a CDS encoding glycosyltransferase → MDILVLAPYPPYPARFGGATRIFHLIRVLARDHRVTLLCFASPDQRAALGPLWELCSGVHTVDYPVAARQKRLYQLRSLAGRAYSYYAYYSPPMARALHALLARQRFDIVQLEFGDAGGYYEVPGTVLTVLDEHNVEHRILERTWQQETSPIRRLYNRVEAQKLRRDELAACRRADGILTTSDVDRATLATHVSGIPIRVIPNGVDTTFFVPPPPGTEDPKRIVFTGAINYQPNTDGVLHFCEEILPRIHAVAPEVTFAVVGKDPPERVRALAGPRVEVTGTVPDVRPWMCRAGMFVVPLRVGGGTRLKILEAMASGRAVISTSLGCEGLEVTHGDDIMIADTPADFADAVLRCLRDPGLRARLGARGRVLAERRYRWEVIGDELSAFYQDLQDTAVRAISRQNGRPRRRFAA, encoded by the coding sequence ATGGACATACTGGTCCTGGCTCCCTATCCTCCCTACCCGGCCCGCTTCGGCGGGGCGACACGGATCTTCCACCTGATCCGCGTCCTCGCCCGCGACCACCGGGTCACCCTCCTGTGCTTCGCCTCGCCCGATCAGCGGGCCGCCCTGGGGCCGCTCTGGGAGCTGTGCAGCGGCGTGCACACCGTCGACTATCCCGTGGCCGCCCGGCAGAAGCGCCTCTATCAGCTCCGGTCGCTGGCCGGTCGGGCCTACAGCTACTATGCCTACTACTCGCCCCCGATGGCCCGAGCCCTCCACGCGCTGCTGGCGCGCCAACGCTTCGACATCGTCCAGCTCGAGTTCGGCGATGCAGGCGGCTACTACGAGGTCCCGGGCACGGTGCTCACGGTGCTCGACGAGCACAACGTCGAGCATCGCATCCTGGAGCGCACCTGGCAGCAGGAGACGTCGCCGATCCGCCGCCTCTACAACCGAGTCGAGGCGCAGAAGCTTCGCCGTGACGAGCTGGCCGCTTGCCGCCGGGCCGATGGCATCCTGACGACCTCCGACGTCGACCGGGCTACGCTGGCGACGCACGTCAGCGGGATCCCGATCCGGGTGATCCCGAACGGCGTGGACACCACGTTCTTCGTGCCGCCCCCCCCGGGAACCGAGGACCCGAAACGGATCGTCTTCACGGGCGCCATCAACTACCAGCCGAACACCGACGGCGTGCTCCACTTCTGCGAGGAGATCCTGCCTCGCATCCACGCGGTCGCTCCCGAGGTGACGTTCGCCGTCGTCGGCAAGGACCCGCCCGAGCGGGTCCGCGCCTTGGCGGGCCCTCGCGTCGAGGTGACCGGGACCGTGCCCGACGTGCGGCCGTGGATGTGCCGGGCCGGGATGTTCGTGGTTCCGCTGCGGGTCGGCGGGGGAACGCGCCTGAAGATCCTGGAGGCGATGGCGAGCGGACGGGCGGTCATCTCGACCTCCCTCGGCTGCGAGGGTCTCGAGGTCACCCACGGCGACGACATCATGATCGCCGACACTCCCGCCGACTTCGCCGACGCCGTCCTTCGCTGCCTCCGGGACCCGGGGCTTCGGGCGCGGCTCGGCGCCCGCGGGCGGGTCCTCGCCGAGCGCCGGTACCGCTGGGAGGTGATCGGCGACGAGCTGAGCGCCTTCTACCAGGACCTTCAGGACACGGCGGTGCGCGCGATCTCTCGGCAGAACGGCAGGCCACGCCGGAGGTTCGCGGCGTAG